The following are from one region of the Capsicum annuum cultivar UCD-10X-F1 chromosome 1, UCD10Xv1.1, whole genome shotgun sequence genome:
- the LOC124888633 gene encoding uncharacterized protein LOC124888633 has translation MNSGVCISDPTFGNFYGRIKEIIEVEYRKTPLNKLYYSNVNGLTQLWMLVHNQYKLVDINHHRRYKKYEPFILAIQAYQVYYVSYPSKKKDKDDWVAVLKIKPRNVVELPDEEIETATELNISFQVEEVQVYEIDMNVATDESIHLHDANVGLIEMDEVTDDGLLQEHHDNQEDATEEEYETEETEEDEEKDLEEDTDSN, from the coding sequence ATGAACAGTGGAGTTTGTATTTCAGATCCAACTTTTGGTAATTTCTACGGGCGGATAAAAGAGATTATAGAAGTGGAATACCGCAAAACACCTTTAAACAAACTGTACTATTCAAATGTGAATGGTTTGACCCAACTATGGATGTTGGTGCATAATCAGTATAAATTGGTTGATATTAACCATCATCGccgatataaaaaatatgaacctTTTATTCTGGCAATACAAGCATATCAAGTGTATTATGTGTCTTATCCTAGCAAGAAAAAGGACAAGGATGATTGGGTAGCTGTATTGAAGATCAAACCTCGAAATGTTGTTGAATTACCCGATGAGGAAATTGAGACAGCTACAGAACTAAATATTTCATTTCAAGTTGAAGAAGTTCAAGTCTACGAGATAGACATGAATGTTGCCACAGATGAAAGCATACACTTACATGATGCAAATGTTGGCTTAATTGAAATGGATGAAGTCACTGATGATGGTTTATTACAAGAACATCATGACAACCAAGAGGATGCTACAGAAGAAGAGTATGAAACTGAGGAAACtgaggaagatgaagagaaagatTTGGAAGAAGACACAGATAGCAATTAG